ATTTATACTGTAACGTTCCCATAACATTTCCACAGGCAGCATTAGGTGCAGAAATAGACGTGCCAACTCTCTATGGCGTTTCAAAATTAAAGATCCCGGCAGGAACGCCTTCAGGCAAGGCAATTCATCTTAAATCCAAGGGAATGCCAAAAGTGGGAAGCCATAGTAAAGGAGATCAGATAGTTATTGTTAATATCGAAGTTCCAAAAAGTCTCAATAAGAAGCAGAAAGAACTTCTTGAAGAATTCTCTAAGATTAACAGCGATGATATTTATAAGAGTTTCAGGGAAAAGGTGAAAAATTTTTTCTCAGTGACAAAGTAAGTTTTAAACCTTGTATATCCCCTCGAATTCTATATTTCCCTCAAGCAATAATTCCTGGATTTTTTCTTTATCACCACTTTCAAAACTCAGACATATTCCGCAGTCTGAACTCAGATGCCTTGGAACTGGTATAAGCTTTACTTTAATATCAGTTCTCTTTTTTATCAGTATCTCTGATCTGATTGCTGAACTTGTTGTATTGAAAAGTACAATGCTGAAATTTTTTTCCAATGATTATTTCCCTTTTTTTGCAATATCAGCAACTGCTTCCAATGTATTGTCTATATCTTTTTCAGTCGTGAAATAACTCATGCTGAATCTGACTGTCCCATCAGGAAATG
The nucleotide sequence above comes from Nitrospiraceae bacterium. Encoded proteins:
- a CDS encoding DUF3343 domain-containing protein — translated: MEKNFSIVLFNTTSSAIRSEILIKKRTDIKVKLIPVPRHLSSDCGICLSFESGDKEKIQELLLEGNIEFEGIYKV